One stretch of Niallia sp. XMNu-256 DNA includes these proteins:
- a CDS encoding enoyl-CoA hydratase-related protein, with protein MSNHLTKTTNYQYLLCEIENKVAVVTIDHEPGNKLNTDVYLELNQLFSELEQNRDVHAIVLTGAGDESFVAGADINEMVDLDTVGMMDLTKITREAFSKIENLNKPVIAAINGVARGGGLELALSCDLRIASAQAQFAFPEINLAVIPGGGGTQRIQKVVGQGIAKELLYFGEFIDANRAYELQIVNKVVPHKEILTTAKNWADKLAQKAPVALRMMKIAVNTGANVDLESALTIEATSYDGAFATQDRKEAMTAFVEGRNPAAFTGK; from the coding sequence ATGTCAAATCATTTAACAAAAACAACAAATTATCAATACTTACTTTGTGAGATTGAGAACAAAGTAGCCGTTGTAACCATTGATCATGAGCCTGGAAATAAATTAAATACAGATGTTTACTTGGAATTAAATCAATTATTTAGTGAATTGGAACAGAATAGAGATGTTCATGCTATCGTTTTAACTGGAGCAGGGGACGAGTCCTTTGTCGCTGGTGCCGATATTAATGAAATGGTGGACTTAGACACAGTTGGAATGATGGATTTAACCAAGATCACCCGAGAAGCGTTTTCAAAAATTGAGAACCTTAACAAACCAGTAATTGCTGCAATCAATGGAGTAGCAAGAGGAGGCGGCTTAGAATTAGCCCTATCATGTGATTTGCGAATTGCATCCGCACAAGCTCAATTTGCTTTTCCTGAAATCAATTTAGCTGTTATTCCTGGTGGCGGTGGTACTCAACGAATTCAAAAAGTAGTTGGACAAGGCATCGCAAAGGAATTATTGTATTTTGGAGAATTTATTGATGCCAATAGAGCTTATGAATTGCAAATTGTGAACAAAGTTGTTCCACATAAAGAAATTTTAACAACAGCAAAAAATTGGGCTGATAAACTAGCTCAAAAAGCTCCAGTAGCATTAAGAATGATGAAAATTGCTGTAAATACTGGCGCTAATGTCGATCTGGAATCTGCTCTTACCATTGAAGCTACTAGCTATGACGGTGCATTTGCTACACAAGATCGTAAAGAAGCCATGACTGCATTTGTTGAAGGTAGAAACCCAGCAGCGTTTACAGGCAAATAA
- a CDS encoding DUF1292 domain-containing protein: MQSDSLRDLITIEDENGEQLSFEVEALFEMEGKSYALLRSGDQTTLMMVIEDETGQQLVQISEQIEKESILDAYQIAVEASPAE; encoded by the coding sequence ATGCAAAGTGATTCGCTTCGTGATCTGATAACAATTGAAGATGAAAACGGGGAGCAACTTTCTTTTGAGGTGGAGGCCCTGTTTGAAATGGAAGGAAAATCTTATGCTTTATTAAGATCTGGTGATCAAACGACCTTAATGATGGTAATTGAGGATGAGACAGGTCAGCAACTCGTTCAAATTTCTGAACAAATAGAGAAGGAATCCATTTTAGATGCTTATCAAATTGCGGTAGAAGCATCACCAGCGGAATAA